The following nucleotide sequence is from Synechococcus sp. CBW1004.
CGAGGGCGGTGAACAGGGTCCAGGCGCGGCCATCGCGCAGGCGCAAGTGGCCGCTGCAGCGCCCCACCCGCGTTTCGAAACCGAACCAGGCCTCCACCCGGCCGCCGGCCTCGCTGGCCTCGCCCCTGAGCTGGAAGCCATGGGGCGCCACATCCGCCAGGCGGGCCGCCAGCATGGCCGCGATGGCCTCGGGCCCCTCCTCGGTGCGGAGGTTCCAGGTGAACGCCACCAGATCGCGCCAGAAGCATTCCGGGCCAAACAGCGCCACCACGGCCTGGGGGTCGCCACCCGCCAAAGCAGCCGCGAACGAACTCAGCCACGCTTCGGCAGTGGTCGTGGGAGACGGGATCGGCGCCATTGAGAACGGAAGCGGGATGGACCAAGCCTGAACCGCCCCGCTGGTGAGATCGCCCGATGCAACCGTTCCACACAGTGGGGAAGGCGACGGATACCGGCTCCATGCCGCGGATACCCTGGCAGGCCTGAGGCCGGGGATCTGGGCACCATCGCCAGCCGCGCCCGATCGAGCATCGCAGGCTTCGGCATTGGCCCTGAGCCCACTCCCCGCACGGTGGCCACGCCGCCGCCGGGGCCGGAGGAGCAGCTGGTGGCCGAAACCCGACGGATCGAGGCGCTCTTCGCCCGAGAGAAACCCTTGGCAGCGGAGACGAGCATGGCGAAACGCCACCGCCCGGACAACCTGGCGCTCAGCCCCACAGCTGCACCAGCACCTCCCGCTGGCGCGGGCCATCAAGCTCCACCAACAGCACCGCCTGGTAACGCCCCAGCCCCAGCCGACCCGCCACCACCGGCAGGCTGAGGTGGTTGCCCAGCAGCAGGGCGATCAGGTGGCTGTGCGCGTTGCGCGGCTCATCGGGGGCGACGTCGGGCCGCAGGTGCAGATCGTTGTGCAGCCAGGGCCCATCGGCCGGCACCAGCTCCAGGAAGAAGCGTTCGATGTCGGCCAGCAGCCGCTCCTCGTTCTCGTTCACCACCAGTGCCGTGGTGGTGTGCTGCCCGGCCGCCACCAGCAGGCCGTCACCCAAACCGGCGCGCGCCACCAAAGCCTGAAGCTCGGCGGTGATGTCGTGGCAGCGGAACGGGCCGGCGGTGGCCAGCTGCAGCCGGTGGGTGAGCAGGGTGGCCATGGGATGTCGCTGGTGGAGGGCATCCTCACCGGGGGAAGGCCGCGGCATCGCCGGCACGACGAGCATGGACCAGGGTTATCGCAGAGAAACCGGAGAACCGCACGATGTCGCAGACCGTTCGCGTTCCTGGTCGTGCCTGCCTGCTGGGTGAACACTGCGACTGGTGGGGAGGAGCCAGCCTGACGGTGCCCCTGGAGCAGGGCATCCGGGTGAACGCCAATCCCGCCGAACGCGGCCTGCACCTGAAGACAACGCTTGAGGGCCAGACACTGGAGGGACACTGGCCCATCGATGGCGGCGTCGATCCCGCAGGAGGTGCCCTGCGGTTCGTACCGGCAGCCGCCGCAGCGCTGCGAGCAAGGCAGATTGCCATCCCGGCCGTGCAGCTCACGGTGGAAGCCGATCTCCCCGCCGGGAGGGGGTTGTCGTCATCGGCGGCGTTCTGTGTGGCCGTGCTGGATGCCCTGGTCCGGCACGCCGGCTGCCGCCTGGAGGATCGGGAGCTGGCGGCGCTGGCCACCCATGTGGAACGGGATCTGCTCGGCGTGGCCTGTGGCCCCCTCGATCCGATCGCCTGCGTGTCGCGCGAACCGATCCTGCTGCGCTGGGGGAACGACGGAACCGTGTCGATCACAACGATCCAGCCGGCGCAGACCCTGCATCTGGTTGTGGCCTCTTTTGCATCACCGCGAAACACAGCCGCCATCCTGCAGGCGTTGCAAGACCACGCACGCGGCCAGGCAGCGTCAGACCTGGATCCCCAGGCGGTGGCTGCCGTGCGGGCAGCCTTGGCCACCTTTGCCACTGAAGCCGAACAAGGAGCAGTGGCCCTGCGTGGCGGCGAGGCCACGGGCCTCGGGCGGGCGATGGATCGCTGTCAGCAGGCCTATGACCACATGGCTGCGCTGCTGCCGGCCCTGCAAGCCGCGGCTCTGGCGCGGGCCGTGCAAGGGTTGAAGGCGGGCGGAGCTCTGGGGGCGAAGTTCAGCGGAGCGGGCGGCGATGGCAGCGTGATCGCCCTCTATCAGGACCCCCACGCAGCCAGAGAGGGGCAGGCGTGGTTGGGTGGGCTGGAGGGCGTGCAGGCCTGGATCTGCAGGATCCAACGCCGGCCTGGGGCTCATGCAGCGGCAGCAGGCTGACAAAACCAGCACGCGCATCATCGGCTGGCTCGATCTCGGCCACCCCGTGCCGCAACGCAAGTGAGGGCGGCGACTGCGGGGCTATCGGGCGGTGGGCCACGCGCTGCTTGCAGATCAGCTATCGATGGAAGGAGCCTCACCAGAACCTTCTCACAGACCTTCTCACATCCAAGGATGAAGGAGCATGAGACTGACTGCAGCACAGTCAGTTCAGTCCATCAATCGAGAAGCTTCCCAAGCTGAACGTCGCCGGTTCGAGTCCGGTCACCCGCTTGTCAAGTCAGGCCTGAAGGTCTGGGAAGTTCACCTGAGCCTTTTCCTTTTCTGCTGCGTTTTGCCGGGAGTCGAGTCAGACGGGATCTGAAGCCGCAGGTTGCATTCGGGCTTTGGCTCCCTCCCCGCAGACTGGCTGCTCCTGCGGTCTCTGTGGTGGGCCCGCCACTTGCGTCCAGGCTCGACCTTCCTCTCTGCTGCAGTGATCACTTCATCCAGAGATCCCAGAGCTGGCTGTAGACCTCGTAGGTGGCGTCATTATTGACACCGGAGACGGCGATCGCGCCCATGCCGTTGCGGGCATCGCACTCGAACACCACCGAGATGTTCTCGGTGGGGTGGTCGGCCGACCAGCCGTTCTGCACATCCCGACCGGCGTCGTTCTTGTAGGTCATCGACGTGATGTCCTGCTGCTTCATGCCGACCCGGATCAGGACATCACGGGTGTTCTTGAGGCAATCGGCCTGCGACGTGCTGACCACGAAGCTGTTGGCGTACAGGGAGGGTCCCGCCTGGGCGCTGAGCGGAGCCAGCAGTGAAGCCGCCCAGCCGAGGATGGCCAGTGCAGCGACCTTCTGGCGAGCAGGATTCCGGGGGATCTGACGTGTGTGCATCCGCATGACACTGCAGGTGCCAAGTCTATCCCTG
It contains:
- a CDS encoding secondary thiamine-phosphate synthase enzyme YjbQ, whose protein sequence is MATLLTHRLQLATAGPFRCHDITAELQALVARAGLGDGLLVAAGQHTTTALVVNENEERLLADIERFFLELVPADGPWLHNDLHLRPDVAPDEPRNAHSHLIALLLGNHLSLPVVAGRLGLGRYQAVLLVELDGPRQREVLVQLWG
- a CDS encoding mevalonate kinase; this encodes MSQTVRVPGRACLLGEHCDWWGGASLTVPLEQGIRVNANPAERGLHLKTTLEGQTLEGHWPIDGGVDPAGGALRFVPAAAAALRARQIAIPAVQLTVEADLPAGRGLSSSAAFCVAVLDALVRHAGCRLEDRELAALATHVERDLLGVACGPLDPIACVSREPILLRWGNDGTVSITTIQPAQTLHLVVASFASPRNTAAILQALQDHARGQAASDLDPQAVAAVRAALATFATEAEQGAVALRGGEATGLGRAMDRCQQAYDHMAALLPALQAAALARAVQGLKAGGALGAKFSGAGGDGSVIALYQDPHAAREGQAWLGGLEGVQAWICRIQRRPGAHAAAAG